A portion of the Engystomops pustulosus unplaced genomic scaffold, aEngPut4.maternal MAT_SCAFFOLD_429, whole genome shotgun sequence genome contains these proteins:
- the LOC140111341 gene encoding rho GTPase-activating protein 39-like has product MAERLEWVEIIEPRTRECMYANLITGECVWDPPSGVRIKRTNENQWWELFDPNTSRFYYYNASTQRTVWHRPQNCDIIPLAKLQTLKQNTESPRASTENSPGRGSTISREGSTSSSLEQELDGGDKCSDPVKANRHSAPYFVVKEDTDR; this is encoded by the coding sequence gTTGGAATGGGTAGAAATCATTGAACCCCGGACACGGGAGTGCATGTACGCCAACCTCATCACAGGGGAATGCGTTTGGGATCCACCGTCCGGCGTCCGGATAAAACGCACCAACGAGAATCAGTGGTGGGAACTCTTTGACCCCAATACATCTCGATTCTACTACTACAATGCCAGCACCCAGAGGACCGTCTGGCACCGGCCACAAAACTGTGATATCATCCCTTTAGCCAAACTACAGACACTAAAGCAGAATACCGAGTCCCCTCGGGCATCAACTGAGAACAGCCCAGGACGGGGCAGCACCATCAGCCGGGAAGGAAGCACCAGCTCATCCCTGGAGCAGGAACTGGACGGAGGAGACAAATGTTCTGACCCGGTCAAGGCCAATCGACATTCAGCTCCATATTTTGTGGTGAAGGAGGACACAGACAGGTAA